Proteins encoded within one genomic window of Bombus vancouverensis nearcticus chromosome 4, iyBomVanc1_principal, whole genome shotgun sequence:
- the LOC117166541 gene encoding uncharacterized protein LOC117166541, producing MLVNCTTRNTGPIPAYGTTRYSGVINLEENGNKYFINSPRNAHIGLLSPCTKTDKWSKKSRNNRTIRKEDGVCRNSTESTILSICGTIRKESSHCTCKDEASCICLENERKLKSLSEDCSDCCTNWKEIQKLTDTSETKLTDSFEKLLNCVENGGDTSMYLDLFEPHPREEQRIKGKDSVPLGYDMTLILPQCVCLKNYQETKQIENESEDTIRDEKSETINDLICAPSIIDLSWNIMQSGMIEKIPEKYTTNIFENEKKEPIGTEVCSNVQTNVCTEGNSQTTYCLHKAFLEKINKSYFSM from the exons ATGTTAGTAAATTGTACTACGAGAAATACTGGCCCTATACCAGCGTATGGTACAACGAGATATAGTGGAGTAATTAATTTGGAGGAAAATGGCAATAAATACTTTATCAATTCTCCACGCAACGCGCATATTGGACTTTTATCGCCATGCACGAAGACAGATAAGTGGTCAAAGAAATCG AGAAACAATAGAACTATAAGAAAGGAAGACGGCGTGTGCAGAAATTCCACAGAATCTACTATTCTATCAATTTGTGGAACCATCAGGAAAGAAAGCAGTCATTGTACATGTAAGGACGAAGCGTCATGTATCTGcttagaaaacgaaagaaaattaaaatcgTTGAGCGAAGACTGTTCAGATTGTTGCACGAATTGgaaagaaattcaaaaattGACAGATACTTCTGAAACGAAATTAACAGATTCATTCGAGAAACTGCTTAATTGTGTAGAAAATGGTGGAGACACAAGCATGTATCTAGATCTATTTGAACCTCATCCTAGAGAAGAGCAACGGATAAAAGGAAAAGATTCGGTACCGCTTGGATACGATATGACTTTAATTCTTCCGCAATGTGTTTGCTTAAAAA ATTATCAAGAAACCAAACAAATCGAAAATGAAAGTGAAGATACTATTCGTGATGAAAAATCTGAAACTATAAATGACTTAATATGTGCGCCTAGTATTATAGACCTTTCGTGGAATATAATGCAATCTGGAATGATTGAGAAAATACCAGAGAAATACACAACCAATATTTTTGA GAATGAAAAGAAAGAGCCAATAGGTACAGAAGTATGTTCTAATGTCCAAACAAACGTATGTACAGAAGGAAATTCTCAAACAACATACTGTTTGCATAAAGCATTTTtggaaaagataaataaatcatatttttcgATGTAA
- the LOC117166538 gene encoding gamma-glutamyl hydrolase A-like, translating into MLILLLAFITFVLTTLQSTTVLGQFDFYSENPTPNNRPIIGILVQEKPPDHSKSYIAASYVKFIEGAGARVVPIWIGRDECYYEDILSKINGVLWPGGSASFANSNGGYADTGYKIYKIAKRMNDNGDYFPILGICLGFELLTYVVAERFPHRTRCRAQALPLQLEFTPDYRSGRMFSDISDNVEDILRTKKVTSNQHLNCVTKSGLQRAGVSDKFRILSLNRDLNNLEFISSLEHITYPFYGLQFHPEKNLYEWKIGEKIPHGKNAIEIAQYFANFFVNEARKNHHIFRSSEEEAQTLIYNYSPTYTALGDSVFMQSYIFDLVNTL; encoded by the exons ATGTTGATATTGTTGTTAGCGTTTATTACATTTGTACTTACTACTTTACAATCTACGACAGTTCTAGGGCAGTTTGATTTTTACAGTGAAAATCCTACGCCAAATAACCGTCCTATAATTG GTATTTTAGTACAAGAGAAGCCTCCAGACCATTCCAAAAGTTATATTGCTGCATCATACGTAAAATTTATTGAAGGAGCCGGTGCCAGAGTTGTTCCAATTTG GATTGGAAGGGATGAATGTTATTATGAAGATATTTTATCTAAAATAAATGG AGTTCTATGGCCTGGTGGATCTGCGTCTTTCGCTAACAGCAATGGGGGGTATGCAGATACAGGATATAAGATTTACAA AATTGCAAAAAGAATGAATGACAATGGAGATTATTTTCCAATACTTGGAATATGTTTAGGATTTGAGTTGTTAACATACGTTGTTGCTGAACGTTTTCCTCATAGGACACGCTGCAGAGCACAAGCTCTACCACTTCAGTTGGAATTTACACCAG ATTACAGAAGCGGTAGGATGTTTTCTGATATTTCAGATAATGTTGAAGACATATTGAGAACTAAGAAAGTGACATCAAACCAGCATCTAAATTGTGTTACGAAATCG GGTTTACAACGTGCTGGTGTAAGTGATAAATTTCGAATATTGTCTTTGAATCGTGATTTAAATAATCTTGAATTCATTTCTTCGTTGGAACACATCACTTATCCTTTTTACGGCTTGCAATTTCATCCAGAGAAAAATTTATACGAATGGAAAATCGGGGAAAAAATTCCACATGGAAAAAATGCTATTGAAATTGCACAATATTTTGCTAATTTTTTCGTTAACGAAG CGCGTAAGAATCATCATATATTTCGAAGCAGTGAGGAAGAAGCTCAGACGTTAATTTATAACTACTCACCAACTTACACTGCATTGGGGGACTCTGTATTCATGCAATCTTACATATTTGATTTAGTGAATACATTATGA
- the LOC117166536 gene encoding chitobiosyldiphosphodolichol beta-mannosyltransferase isoform X2: MQYHAMSFAKEGYTVDFIGYPGSLPLKQIRENSSIHIYYLHPPPDIEDRLSRLPYYVIKTIWQTSNLIWILFTKHISNYILIQNPPAIPTILVCWFYSIVVDSKFIIDWHNYAHTLMALTLKDDHLLVKFAKAIETYFGSKAHYNFCVSQAMKEDLQLKWGIKAEVLYDRPSNEFQPISLTEKHIFLLKLSEKYNVLKGSEESSTVFTKYIENEAQLYSKRPGFIISSTSWTEDEDFSVLLNALQEYENAFEQDICKLPDLICMITGKGPLKEFYLAIIKLKNWKHVTIITPWLENEEYPKMLASADLGICLHISSSGLDLPMKIIDMFGCELPVCAYNFKCLSELVKHKENGMIFSNDKELAEQLKSWFEDFPNNDIQHQLDIKFREELHKFQKNRWHGNWSSIALPYFNQ; encoded by the exons ATGCAATACCATGCGATGTCATTTGCGAAAGAAGGTTACACAGTGGATTTTATAGGTTATCCCGGTTCATTACCTTTAAAACAAATAAGAGAAAATTCttctatacatatttattacCTTCATCCTCCCCCAGATATAGAAGATA GATTGTCTCGTTTACCTTATTATGTAATAAAAACGATATGGCAAACATCTAACCTTATATGGATATTATTCACTAAACATAtatcaaattatatattaatacaaaATCCACCTGCAATACCAACGATTCTAGTTTGTTGGTTTTATTCCATAGTTGttgattcaaaatttattattgatTGGCATAATTATGCACATACTCTTATGGCATTGACACTAAAAGATGACCACTTACTTGTAAAATTTGCAAAAGCAATTGAAACATATTTTGGTTCTAAGGCACATTATAATTTTTGTGTGTCTCAAGCAATGAAGGAAGATTTACAATTGAAATGGGGCATCAA agCTGAGGTATTATATGATCGACCATCAAATGAATTTCAGCCTATATCATTAACAGaaaaacatatatttttattaaaattaagtgaaaaatataatgtattaaAAGGTTCTGAAGAGAGCTCAACTGTATTTacgaaatatatagaaaatgaaGCACAATTATACTCTAAAAGGCCTGGGTTTATTATATCAAGTACAAGTTGGACAGAAGATGAAGATTTTTCAGTATTGTTAAATGCATTACAGG AATATGAAAATGCATTTGAACAAGATATTTGTAAACTACCAGATTTAATTTGTATGATAACTGGTAAAGGTCCtttgaaagaattttatttgGCTATTATAAAACTAAAGAATTGGAAACATGTCACAATCATAACACCATGGCTTGAAAATGAAGAGTATCCTAAAATGTTAG CTAGTGCGGATTTAGGCATTTGTCTCCACATATCATCTAGTGGATTGGACTTACCtatgaaaattattgatatGTTTGGTTGTGAGCTTCCAGTTTGTGCATATAACTTTAAATG TTTATCAGAACTTGTTAAACACAAGGAAAATGGAATGATTTTTTCGAATGACAAAGAACTAGCAGAACAATTGAAATCATGGTTTGAAGATTTTCCTAATAACGATATTCAACAccaactagatataaaatttcgAGAGGAGTtacataaatttcaaaaaaatcgGTGGCATGGTAACTGGTCTTCTATTGCCTTACCTTATTTTAATCAATAA
- the hoip gene encoding NHP2-like protein 1 hoip, whose translation MGDEVNPKAYPLADATLTSKILNLVQQAMNYKQLRKGANEATKTLNRGLSEFIVMAADAEPLEILLHLPLLCEDKNVPYVFVRSKQALGRACGVSRPVVACSVTVNEGSQLKPQIQAIQQEIERLLV comes from the exons atg gGAGATGAAGTTAACCCTAAAGCGTATCCTTTAGCAGACGCTACTTTGACTtctaaaattttgaatttaGTGCAACAAGCCATGAATTATAAACAATTAAGGAAAGGGGCCAATGAAGCAACAAAAACATTAAATCGTGGCTTATCAGAATTTATCGTAATGGCTGCAGATGCAGAACCTCTAGAAATTTTGCTGCATTTGCCATTATTGTGCGAAGACAAAAATGTACCATATGTATTTGTTAGAAGCAAACAAGCTCTAGGTCGTGCTTGTGGTGTATCTAGGCCTGTTGTTGCTTGTTCTGTGACGGTTAATGAAGGATCACAATTAAAACCACAGATTCAGGCTATACAACAAGAGATTGAACGTCTCTTAGTTTAA
- the LOC117166536 gene encoding chitobiosyldiphosphodolichol beta-mannosyltransferase isoform X1 — MWSVYLLFTIFPILFLIRQLCLNLYKGHKNVCIVVLGDLGRSPRMQYHAMSFAKEGYTVDFIGYPGSLPLKQIRENSSIHIYYLHPPPDIEDRLSRLPYYVIKTIWQTSNLIWILFTKHISNYILIQNPPAIPTILVCWFYSIVVDSKFIIDWHNYAHTLMALTLKDDHLLVKFAKAIETYFGSKAHYNFCVSQAMKEDLQLKWGIKAEVLYDRPSNEFQPISLTEKHIFLLKLSEKYNVLKGSEESSTVFTKYIENEAQLYSKRPGFIISSTSWTEDEDFSVLLNALQEYENAFEQDICKLPDLICMITGKGPLKEFYLAIIKLKNWKHVTIITPWLENEEYPKMLASADLGICLHISSSGLDLPMKIIDMFGCELPVCAYNFKCLSELVKHKENGMIFSNDKELAEQLKSWFEDFPNNDIQHQLDIKFREELHKFQKNRWHGNWSSIALPYFNQ; from the exons ATGTGGagtgtttatttattatttacgatttttccaattttgtttttaattagaCAATTATGTTTAAATCTATATAAAGGACATAAAAATGTTTGTATTGTTGTTCTTGGAGATTTGGGTAGAAGTCCTAGAATGCAATACCATGCGATGTCATTTGCGAAAGAAGGTTACACAGTGGATTTTATAGGTTATCCCGGTTCATTACCTTTAAAACAAATAAGAGAAAATTCttctatacatatttattacCTTCATCCTCCCCCAGATATAGAAGATA GATTGTCTCGTTTACCTTATTATGTAATAAAAACGATATGGCAAACATCTAACCTTATATGGATATTATTCACTAAACATAtatcaaattatatattaatacaaaATCCACCTGCAATACCAACGATTCTAGTTTGTTGGTTTTATTCCATAGTTGttgattcaaaatttattattgatTGGCATAATTATGCACATACTCTTATGGCATTGACACTAAAAGATGACCACTTACTTGTAAAATTTGCAAAAGCAATTGAAACATATTTTGGTTCTAAGGCACATTATAATTTTTGTGTGTCTCAAGCAATGAAGGAAGATTTACAATTGAAATGGGGCATCAA agCTGAGGTATTATATGATCGACCATCAAATGAATTTCAGCCTATATCATTAACAGaaaaacatatatttttattaaaattaagtgaaaaatataatgtattaaAAGGTTCTGAAGAGAGCTCAACTGTATTTacgaaatatatagaaaatgaaGCACAATTATACTCTAAAAGGCCTGGGTTTATTATATCAAGTACAAGTTGGACAGAAGATGAAGATTTTTCAGTATTGTTAAATGCATTACAGG AATATGAAAATGCATTTGAACAAGATATTTGTAAACTACCAGATTTAATTTGTATGATAACTGGTAAAGGTCCtttgaaagaattttatttgGCTATTATAAAACTAAAGAATTGGAAACATGTCACAATCATAACACCATGGCTTGAAAATGAAGAGTATCCTAAAATGTTAG CTAGTGCGGATTTAGGCATTTGTCTCCACATATCATCTAGTGGATTGGACTTACCtatgaaaattattgatatGTTTGGTTGTGAGCTTCCAGTTTGTGCATATAACTTTAAATG TTTATCAGAACTTGTTAAACACAAGGAAAATGGAATGATTTTTTCGAATGACAAAGAACTAGCAGAACAATTGAAATCATGGTTTGAAGATTTTCCTAATAACGATATTCAACAccaactagatataaaatttcgAGAGGAGTtacataaatttcaaaaaaatcgGTGGCATGGTAACTGGTCTTCTATTGCCTTACCTTATTTTAATCAATAA